GCAGCAGGGTCACTTCCAACCACAAACGCGGCTGGGTGGTATTTTTTAACTGCGTTTCTGCTTTTTGCAGGTGGCTTTGGCAGTTCAGCAACGTCGCCACATCTACGTTTTGAGCCAACTGGCACAATTGTTCCCAAGTGCTGTCGGTATAGGGCACCAAATCCCGGCTTTCGGGAGATGTTTTGGCTACCAGCAAATCCCGATAGAAAGCGGTGAGGTTCTGTAAAATTGTCAGCGGTTCCCGCCCCAAATCCATCAAACGGCGGCAGCATTCCAGAATGGTTTGGGTTTGGGTGGAGAGAATGGCTTGCATCAAAGCCAGCAAATCCCGCTCCGGTACTGCCCCCACCAAATCCCAGACTCGGTCGGTGTCGATTTCCCCAGCCAGGAGGCTGAGCTGGTCCAGCAAGCTTTCCGCATCCCGCAATCCCCCTTGGGAGACTTGGGCAACCAAACGAATGGCTTCGTCGGCGATTTGGATTTGTTCTTTTTCGGCAATGGTACGCAGGTGTTCTACCATGCTTTCTAGGGGAATACGGCGGAAGTCAAACCGGTGGCAGCGGGAAACAATGGTGGGCAGTACCCGTTCGGGGTTGGTGGTTGCCAGCACAAATACCACGTGAGCTGGGGGTTCTTCGAGGGTTTTTAACAGGGCGTTGAAAGCTGGCACGCTAAGCATGTGGCAGTTGTGTACCAGCAAGCCATTGGCGACAAAGTTATGGTTGTCTGCTACTTCTAGGTCGTAGACGGGGGTGGGAGCTTGTTTTTGTAGCGATCGCACGGTGGCAAAGTCCGTGGAAATGGGGCCGCGATCGCTGGTTTTCGGTGCCAAAATTTGCATGCCGGCTTGGATATCTTTAGCAGGTAGCCAGCCGTTTCTGGTTCCAATCAAATGTTTCCCCGTACAACGCAGGGAAAACGCATCGGTTTCCACAAGAAATGTTTCTTTAATTCCCCGTTCCAACCAACGCAAAACTTTTTTGTATTCCCAATCTTGGGTACGCTCGTTGTAACTAAGAACTTCCCGATTTTTTAAATTAGAATCTTCAATGGGTACGTCACCGTGGCGGGTGCGGATGCGGACATCCCCCGGCAGGCATTCGTCGATGATATAAACCTTGTATCGACACTGCACTGGTGTCAGCTGAGCTCTTTCGATCAGTTCGCGGACGTTGTCAACCCCGGTGTTGCTGGCGGCATCCACTTCCACAATATCCAACGCCGAACCACTGGCAATGGCCCGACAAACCTCACAAGTGCCGCAGGGTTGATGCGTCGGCTGCGAACTTTTTTGACAGTTGAGGGATTTGGCTAAAATTCTGGCACTGGAGGTTTTCCCCGTTCCCCGCGGTCCGGAAAACAAATACGCCGGTGCGATCCGGCTTTGCCGGATGGCATTGGTCAAGGTCTGAGCGATCGCTTCCTGACCGACCAAATCCCCAAAACTTTGGGGTCGGTATTTGTGGTGGAGGGGTTCGTAAGCCATT
The genomic region above belongs to Geitlerinema sp. PCC 9228 and contains:
- the dnaX gene encoding DNA polymerase III subunit gamma/tau yields the protein MAYEPLHHKYRPQSFGDLVGQEAIAQTLTNAIRQSRIAPAYLFSGPRGTGKTSSARILAKSLNCQKSSQPTHQPCGTCEVCRAIASGSALDIVEVDAASNTGVDNVRELIERAQLTPVQCRYKVYIIDECLPGDVRIRTRHGDVPIEDSNLKNREVLSYNERTQDWEYKKVLRWLERGIKETFLVETDAFSLRCTGKHLIGTRNGWLPAKDIQAGMQILAPKTSDRGPISTDFATVRSLQKQAPTPVYDLEVADNHNFVANGLLVHNCHMLSVPAFNALLKTLEEPPAHVVFVLATTNPERVLPTIVSRCHRFDFRRIPLESMVEHLRTIAEKEQIQIADEAIRLVAQVSQGGLRDAESLLDQLSLLAGEIDTDRVWDLVGAVPERDLLALMQAILSTQTQTILECCRRLMDLGREPLTILQNLTAFYRDLLVAKTSPESRDLVPYTDSTWEQLCQLAQNVDVATLLNCQSHLQKAETQLKNTTQPRLWLEVTLLQLLPAASREPASPPVAASSPPAKATPAPAQQEHRNGAKQAAKEPANGSATPKPQPSPPVEPPAVQSEPPPPATPATEPMAKEETQETAAETKETESIDLPGLWQQILDGLSKRATRELLRQQCRLLSFSPQERTAVVGVNSKGLLKVAQRKLSELESAFSQIQGEKIRISLEVISPQSRETGKKATGSGSSSSAAAGRGGAAAAQQPSQPATSRSHNGHQAAPPTAKSSPTPQQTSKSEAGNQQQQDSPSEAVVPSNPATDNSYEGTEELAIAAERLANFFDGVIVDSSQEPELPSNTNAMPEDAIE